A window of the Halolamina sp. CBA1230 genome harbors these coding sequences:
- a CDS encoding SLC13 family permease, with protein MTTLLPDATAPVPVLLQQLPVQLPVSVDVLVVLGVVAVALVLFVLQPVSIDTTAIALMVALILLGPWTGVSPEEGVSGFSNPATLTVLAMFILSEGVRQTGVIQILTRKMEAFAGDSESRQLLATVGLSGPSAGFVNNTPIVAVLIPAVTNLARKTGTSPSKLLIPLSFASMLGGTLTVIGTSTNLLASDIWAQVGGPGAEPFSLFEFTQLGVVVLAVGIVYLLTVGRYLTPARIPAEGSATDQFGMADYLTDVVVHEDSDLVDSRVHEVRRDDLDLDVFQIVRDGRTIVRGLSTERIRAGDILSVRANQETLEQVLEDEHLVLLPELLEAAADEDEPLPEGFVPEHHAWNRSLATLDAEIEQAAAAESSVEGSDSEEPSGEGDDGDGDPGEEGDDEEKAKPDEPETSLSEVVLLPGPWSNRRDGVAGFEREYDATVLAVRRGNEVIRQRLRDVSLQAGDVLLVQTSEDVLDRLRADTNVAVSGDGRWEEFDKRRIPIALGIVAGVVGLAALEYLPIMVSALTGVVAMLFSGILRPADAYDAVDWDVIFLLAGVIPLGIAFESSGTADLIATGIVAGSAILSPIAMLATFYLGTAIITEMVSNNASVVLMLPIAVEAAGQLGVNPFAFALAVTFAASTPLLSPVGYQTNLMVYGPGGYKFTDFARVGAPLQLILTVVTTVGIEYFWGL; from the coding sequence GTGACGACCCTCCTGCCCGACGCCACAGCGCCGGTGCCTGTGCTCCTCCAGCAGCTCCCCGTGCAGCTCCCGGTGTCGGTGGACGTGCTCGTCGTTCTCGGGGTCGTCGCCGTCGCGCTCGTCCTGTTCGTCCTCCAGCCGGTCTCGATCGACACGACCGCCATCGCCCTGATGGTCGCGCTGATCCTCCTCGGGCCGTGGACCGGCGTCTCCCCCGAGGAGGGTGTCTCGGGGTTCTCGAACCCGGCGACGCTGACCGTGCTGGCGATGTTCATCCTCAGCGAGGGCGTGCGCCAGACCGGCGTCATCCAGATCCTCACCCGGAAGATGGAGGCGTTCGCGGGCGACAGCGAGTCGCGACAGCTGCTCGCGACGGTCGGGCTCTCCGGCCCCTCGGCGGGGTTCGTCAACAACACGCCGATCGTGGCCGTGCTCATCCCGGCCGTCACGAACCTGGCCCGGAAGACGGGCACGTCGCCGTCGAAACTGCTCATCCCGCTCTCCTTCGCCTCGATGCTGGGCGGGACGCTCACCGTCATCGGCACGTCGACGAACCTGCTCGCCAGCGACATCTGGGCGCAGGTCGGCGGCCCCGGAGCCGAACCGTTCTCGCTGTTCGAGTTCACCCAGCTCGGCGTCGTCGTGCTGGCCGTCGGTATCGTCTACCTGCTGACCGTCGGGCGGTATCTCACGCCCGCCCGCATCCCGGCGGAGGGCTCCGCCACCGACCAGTTCGGGATGGCCGACTACCTGACCGACGTCGTCGTCCACGAGGACTCCGACCTCGTCGACTCGCGCGTTCACGAGGTCCGGCGCGACGACCTCGATCTCGACGTGTTCCAGATCGTCCGCGACGGCCGCACCATCGTGCGCGGGCTCTCGACCGAGCGGATCCGCGCCGGCGACATCCTCTCGGTCAGGGCGAACCAGGAGACGCTCGAACAGGTGCTCGAGGACGAACACCTCGTCCTCCTGCCGGAGCTGCTCGAGGCCGCGGCCGACGAGGACGAACCGCTGCCCGAGGGGTTCGTCCCGGAACACCACGCGTGGAACCGGTCGCTGGCGACGCTCGACGCGGAGATCGAGCAGGCCGCCGCGGCGGAATCGTCAGTGGAGGGGAGCGACAGCGAGGAACCATCGGGCGAAGGGGACGACGGCGACGGAGATCCGGGAGAGGAAGGCGACGACGAGGAGAAGGCGAAACCGGACGAGCCGGAGACCTCGCTGTCGGAGGTCGTGTTGCTCCCCGGGCCGTGGTCGAACCGTCGCGACGGCGTCGCGGGGTTCGAACGCGAGTACGACGCGACGGTGCTCGCCGTCCGTCGAGGGAACGAAGTGATCCGCCAGCGGCTGCGGGACGTCAGCCTCCAGGCCGGGGACGTGTTGCTGGTCCAGACGAGCGAGGACGTGCTCGATCGGCTCCGGGCCGACACCAACGTCGCCGTCTCCGGTGACGGGCGCTGGGAGGAGTTCGACAAGCGTCGTATCCCGATCGCGCTGGGGATCGTCGCCGGCGTCGTGGGGCTGGCGGCGCTCGAGTACCTCCCGATCATGGTCAGCGCCCTCACCGGCGTCGTCGCGATGCTGTTCTCGGGGATCCTCCGGCCGGCGGACGCGTACGACGCCGTCGACTGGGACGTCATCTTCCTGCTGGCGGGCGTCATCCCCCTCGGGATCGCGTTCGAGTCCTCCGGCACGGCGGACCTGATCGCGACGGGGATCGTCGCCGGCAGCGCGATCCTCTCGCCGATCGCGATGCTCGCGACGTTCTACCTCGGCACCGCGATCATCACGGAGATGGTGAGCAACAACGCAAGCGTCGTGTTGATGCTGCCCATCGCCGTCGAGGCCGCCGGCCAGCTTGGCGTCAACCCGTTCGCGTTCGCCCTCGCGGTGACGTTCGCCGCGAGCACGCCGCTGCTCAGCCCGGTCGGCTACCAGACGAACCTGATGGTGTACGGCCCCGGCGGCTACAAGTTCACGGACTTCGCACGGGTCGGCGCGCCGCTCCAGCTCATCCTGACCGTCGTCACGACGGTCGGCATCGAGTACTTCTGGGGGCTGTAG
- a CDS encoding SDR family oxidoreductase gives MSTSNATDRVVLLTGGTSGIGRSAATELAERGWTVAVVGRDRTRGEAVAAEASSLSGAIRFHRADLATQSAVRSLATEVRDSYDRLDALVHNAGLSSSDRVETDDGVERTLAVNHLAPYLLTHELLDLVRSSAPARIVTTSSELHRRAALDFDDFQFERDYDAVQAYSRSKLALTAFTLELAERLPDDVTANCFHPGFVPSTELFRDASLPTRLLVRAAGLVPGVGTDPSEGGDRLVRLVTDPAFGDRTGAYVTGGGVVSPSDEAADPETRRRLWQHSAELVDVDSDWPPVE, from the coding sequence ATGTCCACGAGCAACGCGACCGACCGCGTCGTCCTCCTGACCGGCGGGACGAGCGGGATCGGCCGGAGCGCGGCGACGGAACTGGCCGAACGCGGGTGGACCGTCGCGGTCGTCGGTCGTGATCGAACCCGCGGAGAAGCAGTCGCGGCCGAGGCGTCGTCGCTGTCGGGGGCGATCCGGTTCCACCGCGCCGACCTCGCGACGCAGTCGGCCGTTCGCTCGCTCGCGACCGAGGTTCGAGATAGCTACGACCGGCTCGACGCGCTCGTTCACAACGCTGGGCTCTCGAGCAGTGACAGGGTCGAGACCGACGACGGGGTCGAGCGCACGCTCGCGGTGAACCATCTCGCGCCCTACCTCCTCACCCACGAACTGCTGGACCTGGTGCGGTCGTCGGCGCCGGCCCGGATCGTCACGACGAGTTCGGAACTCCACCGCCGCGCCGCGCTCGATTTCGACGACTTCCAGTTCGAACGCGACTACGACGCCGTGCAGGCGTACTCGCGGTCGAAACTCGCGCTGACCGCGTTCACCCTCGAACTCGCCGAGCGGCTCCCCGACGACGTCACCGCGAACTGCTTCCACCCTGGGTTCGTGCCGTCGACGGAGCTGTTCCGGGACGCGTCGCTCCCGACTCGGCTGCTCGTTCGGGCCGCCGGGCTCGTCCCCGGCGTTGGCACCGACCCGAGTGAAGGCGGGGACCGCCTGGTCCGGCTCGTCACGGATCCTGCGTTCGGCGACCGGACCGGCGCGTACGTCACCGGCGGCGGCGTCGTTTCGCCCTCCGACGAGGCCGCCGATCCGGAGACGCGACGGCGTCTCTGGCAGCACAGCGCCGAACTGGTCGACGTCGATTCGGACTGGCCGCCAGTGGAGTAG
- a CDS encoding DUF6653 family protein: protein MSEPNTAASRLESTLWDRHANPKSGWTRVPTGAAIVYAVYRRNPRLLLAALLWAAINPFLFAPPETDEAWMTRGVLAERWWVREEGNGTIGLSYPNVCNAGGALAFAYALVAAWRRRPAGAALGTALGSALKLWWIGVLVRRYDALKRVEQTARRR, encoded by the coding sequence ATGTCCGAACCGAACACCGCAGCGAGCCGCCTCGAGTCGACGCTGTGGGATCGCCACGCGAACCCCAAGAGCGGCTGGACCCGCGTGCCGACCGGCGCAGCCATCGTGTACGCGGTGTACCGCCGCAACCCGCGACTGCTGCTCGCCGCGCTGCTCTGGGCGGCGATCAACCCGTTCCTCTTCGCCCCACCCGAAACCGACGAGGCGTGGATGACCCGCGGCGTGCTCGCCGAGCGCTGGTGGGTCCGCGAGGAGGGGAACGGGACGATCGGGCTCTCCTACCCGAACGTCTGCAACGCGGGGGGCGCGCTGGCGTTCGCCTACGCGCTCGTGGCCGCGTGGCGTCGACGTCCCGCCGGGGCGGCGCTCGGGACCGCCCTCGGATCGGCGCTGAAGCTCTGGTGGATCGGCGTGCTGGTCCGCCGCTACGACGCGCTCAAGAGAGTCGAACAGACCGCCCGACGACGGTGA
- a CDS encoding helix-turn-helix domain-containing protein, with the protein MAQSPPRSGQPPIQQLQTVADLLETPALAQIYAHILQHGPVTVSDLVGDLDVPQGTAYDYVQNLETAGLVEKTREQRPYEYDAESIALTLSTDGETQTITPALIAAVARRDEDEDIDVYIERHGLDGLAVALEYAYEYVDGTVNHRIAARELDLSPLEAEIILQALEPVATEYADAAV; encoded by the coding sequence ATGGCGCAATCACCTCCCCGGTCGGGCCAGCCACCAATTCAGCAGCTCCAGACGGTGGCTGACCTTCTCGAGACGCCGGCACTCGCTCAGATTTATGCCCACATCTTGCAACACGGGCCGGTCACAGTGTCTGATCTCGTCGGCGACCTCGACGTTCCACAGGGAACTGCCTACGACTACGTGCAGAACCTCGAAACCGCTGGCTTGGTAGAGAAAACCCGTGAGCAGCGTCCGTATGAGTACGACGCCGAGTCGATTGCACTCACACTCTCGACGGACGGCGAAACCCAAACGATCACGCCTGCGCTGATCGCCGCAGTTGCCCGCCGCGATGAGGACGAGGATATTGACGTCTACATCGAGCGCCACGGTCTCGACGGCCTTGCCGTCGCTCTCGAGTACGCCTACGAATACGTCGACGGCACGGTCAACCATCGGATTGCGGCTCGAGAACTTGATCTTTCACCACTTGAGGCCGAGATCATTCTTCAGGCACTGGAGCCGGTTGCTACCGAATATGCCGACGCCGCTGTATGA
- a CDS encoding Cdc6/Cdc18 family protein: MESSPYSTTSEIFAVGGEDYLKEGHTPTTLPERREEILKLRRSLKPAARGAGAENTFLSGKAGQGKTAAAKAELSELESFAASQDLDLTTVFFSCEGISSSYTLACGLCEELGSENPNGHPMQKVLDRLWAAMNDVGGTIIIVLDEIDNLGTDDKILYSLPRARDKEYVDDDVYPSIIGISNDLQWRDNLDPAAKDSLYDDSIFFAPYDANDLRDILSRRASKAFRGTSLRYENDDGDEIEISIDLNGSEGTLDAAFDDAGADRDAYDLVGVDSEALSGDVIPLCAAYAAQDKGSARQAIKYLRKAAAIAESEGQSQVEEEHVRAAQGEAERELIVEGMEQLTMQGHLALAAVTVLELAGHSGIRTRDVYDVYKSLADHIDADQLAQRRMRDHLIELDMLSIIRARKSASGSVGGNAYTFELRVEPSTAIEVLEAVSRFDSVDFDDLTQTWLREQGSSQQTFE, translated from the coding sequence ATGGAATCGTCTCCGTACTCGACTACGTCGGAGATCTTCGCGGTCGGCGGCGAGGACTACCTCAAGGAGGGGCACACCCCGACGACACTCCCGGAACGGCGGGAGGAGATCCTCAAGCTCCGGCGGTCGCTGAAGCCCGCGGCCCGTGGCGCCGGCGCCGAGAACACGTTCCTCTCCGGGAAGGCCGGGCAGGGGAAAACTGCTGCCGCCAAAGCCGAGTTGAGCGAGCTCGAATCGTTCGCGGCGTCACAGGATCTCGACCTCACGACCGTCTTCTTCTCGTGTGAGGGGATCTCCTCGAGCTACACGCTCGCCTGCGGGCTCTGTGAGGAACTCGGGAGCGAGAACCCCAACGGTCACCCGATGCAGAAGGTGTTGGACCGGCTCTGGGCGGCGATGAACGACGTCGGCGGCACGATAATCATCGTGCTCGACGAGATCGATAACCTCGGCACCGACGACAAGATCCTCTACTCCCTCCCCCGGGCCCGGGACAAGGAGTACGTCGACGACGACGTCTACCCGTCGATCATCGGGATCAGCAACGACCTGCAGTGGCGGGACAACCTCGACCCCGCGGCGAAGGACAGCCTCTACGACGACTCCATCTTCTTCGCGCCGTACGACGCCAACGATCTCCGGGATATCCTCTCCCGACGGGCGAGCAAGGCGTTCCGGGGGACGTCGCTGCGCTACGAGAACGACGACGGCGACGAGATCGAGATCTCGATCGATCTGAACGGGAGTGAGGGGACGCTCGACGCGGCGTTCGACGACGCCGGCGCCGATCGCGACGCGTACGACCTGGTCGGCGTCGACTCCGAGGCGCTCTCCGGCGACGTGATCCCGCTGTGTGCGGCCTACGCCGCCCAGGACAAGGGGAGCGCCAGGCAGGCGATCAAGTACCTCCGCAAGGCCGCCGCGATCGCCGAGTCCGAGGGCCAGTCCCAGGTCGAGGAAGAACACGTCCGCGCGGCCCAGGGCGAGGCTGAGCGCGAACTGATCGTCGAGGGGATGGAGCAGCTCACGATGCAGGGCCACCTCGCGCTCGCGGCCGTGACGGTGCTCGAACTGGCCGGTCATTCGGGGATCCGCACCCGCGACGTGTACGACGTGTACAAGTCCCTCGCCGACCACATCGACGCCGATCAGCTCGCCCAGCGCCGGATGCGTGACCACCTGATCGAACTCGACATGCTGAGCATCATCCGCGCCCGAAAGTCCGCCTCGGGCTCGGTCGGCGGGAACGCCTACACGTTCGAACTCCGGGTCGAGCCGTCGACGGCGATCGAGGTGCTGGAAGCCGTCTCCCGGTTCGACTCGGTCGACTTCGACGATCTCACACAGACCTGGCTTCGTGAACAGGGGTCGAGCCAGCAGACGTTCGAGTGA
- a CDS encoding DUF6516 family protein: MDGNHPLELNRAVPGGRVEMFAISDDEYPGGWFYRFQYYHPEEGEILRFDNAHDDDDLGWHHRHVSFGKDNEITFQSITAHVARFLQEVAHLTHTEDTNND; this comes from the coding sequence ATGGACGGGAACCACCCGCTGGAACTAAACCGCGCGGTCCCTGGCGGTCGCGTGGAAATGTTCGCCATCTCCGACGACGAATACCCCGGCGGGTGGTTCTACCGGTTCCAGTACTACCACCCGGAAGAGGGAGAGATACTGCGCTTCGACAACGCTCACGATGACGACGATCTCGGCTGGCATCACCGACACGTCAGCTTCGGGAAGGACAACGAGATCACGTTCCAGAGTATAACCGCGCACGTCGCTCGCTTCCTTCAGGAAGTCGCCCACCTCACTCACACCGAGGACACAAACAATGACTGA
- a CDS encoding acyl-CoA synthetase, whose amino-acid sequence MPVNYEEAVESFEWDIPEEYAIPSVIEEHADAFGDRTAVTFLDEEGTRAERTYAEIRDDTNRFANALADLGVGEGDRVMHLFPRHPDAFAIQLGVLARGALLVPCSAMLKPKDIAFRANDCEATTIVAHESLVDMVEPVLDETPIETTIALDGSPAGWESFGDLLDGAGTEHDGPEIGAQDPMSINYTSGTTGQPKPVLHRHRWLRAFELVNGPYWWGISAEDEQAPGAEGEPADLDEELLWATTGTGWAKWFWSPVGVGLTTGARQLIYDGEFDANEFLSVMAEEGVTRLCAVPTQYRMFTQVDLAEYDLDLVEALSAGEPLNREPIEAIQDAYDITPRDGYGQTETVAVVSNYPGIDVKEGSMGKPTPGLGTTIIDTQEEEEVEQGEIGEIAVPVDCPGIFDSYYEKPDLDEETFDGDYYRTGDLARKDEDGYFFFEGRADDIILSAGYRIGPFEVEDALVSHEAVAEAAAVASPHDERGNVVKAYVVLADGYEGDDALTDRLQEYMKEETAPYKYPRRIEYVDELPKTASGKTRRIELREREQQRFGE is encoded by the coding sequence ATGCCTGTCAACTACGAGGAGGCGGTCGAGTCCTTCGAGTGGGACATCCCCGAGGAGTACGCGATCCCGTCGGTGATCGAGGAGCACGCCGACGCCTTCGGCGATCGCACTGCCGTCACGTTCCTCGACGAGGAGGGGACCCGCGCCGAGCGCACCTACGCCGAGATCCGCGACGACACGAACCGCTTCGCGAACGCGCTCGCGGATCTGGGCGTGGGCGAGGGCGACCGCGTGATGCATCTGTTCCCTCGCCACCCCGACGCGTTCGCGATCCAACTCGGAGTGCTCGCACGCGGCGCGCTGCTGGTCCCCTGTTCGGCGATGCTGAAACCCAAAGACATCGCGTTCCGGGCGAACGACTGCGAGGCGACGACCATCGTCGCCCACGAGTCCCTCGTCGACATGGTAGAGCCGGTACTCGACGAGACGCCGATCGAGACGACGATCGCCCTCGACGGCTCGCCCGCGGGGTGGGAGTCCTTCGGCGACCTGCTCGACGGCGCCGGGACGGAGCACGACGGCCCCGAGATCGGCGCGCAAGACCCGATGAGCATCAACTACACGTCGGGCACGACCGGGCAGCCCAAACCCGTCCTCCACCGCCACCGGTGGCTCCGGGCGTTCGAACTGGTGAACGGCCCGTACTGGTGGGGGATCTCGGCGGAGGACGAGCAGGCGCCAGGTGCCGAGGGCGAGCCCGCGGACCTCGACGAGGAGTTGCTCTGGGCGACGACGGGCACCGGCTGGGCGAAGTGGTTCTGGTCGCCGGTCGGCGTCGGCCTCACCACGGGCGCGCGACAGCTCATCTACGACGGCGAGTTCGACGCCAACGAGTTCCTCTCCGTGATGGCCGAGGAGGGGGTGACGCGGCTCTGTGCGGTGCCGACCCAGTACCGCATGTTCACCCAGGTCGACCTCGCGGAGTACGACCTGGATCTCGTCGAGGCGCTGTCGGCGGGCGAACCGCTGAACCGCGAACCGATCGAGGCCATCCAGGACGCCTACGACATCACGCCGCGGGACGGCTACGGGCAGACCGAGACCGTCGCGGTCGTCTCGAACTACCCGGGGATCGACGTGAAGGAGGGCTCGATGGGCAAACCCACGCCGGGACTCGGGACGACGATCATCGACACGCAGGAGGAGGAAGAAGTCGAACAGGGGGAGATCGGCGAGATCGCGGTGCCGGTCGACTGCCCGGGCATCTTCGACAGCTACTACGAGAAGCCCGATCTCGACGAGGAGACGTTCGACGGCGACTACTACCGCACCGGCGACCTGGCCCGCAAAGACGAGGACGGCTACTTCTTCTTCGAGGGACGCGCCGACGACATCATCCTCTCCGCCGGCTACCGCATCGGCCCGTTCGAGGTCGAGGACGCACTGGTCTCCCACGAGGCCGTCGCCGAAGCGGCGGCGGTCGCCTCACCCCACGATGAGCGGGGGAACGTGGTGAAGGCGTACGTCGTGCTCGCCGACGGGTACGAGGGTGACGACGCGCTCACCGACAGGCTTCAAGAGTACATGAAGGAGGAGACGGCGCCGTACAAGTACCCGCGCCGGATCGAGTACGTCGACGAGCTGCCGAAGACGGCGTCGGGGAAAACCCGCCGGATCGAACTCCGGGAGCGCGAACAGCAGCGGTTCGGGGAGTAG
- a CDS encoding sodium-dependent transporter, producing the protein MGTRDKWVSSLGFVLASIGSAAGLGNVWRFPWLTAENGGSAFLVVYLLIVVGVGVPGLLAEFVLGRRGRQTPIGALRSLIGDQWGTALGAFNVATTLVILSFYSVVGGWILRYTLASPTGAYFTAPQAYFAAMGYGPEAVAFHLAFLGIVAAIVFLGVSRGIERVSKVMLPAIAVLLVGLAAWTATQPGTAAGYEYYLRFDAAYLVANLPSVLGPAAGQALFTLSLGAGTMLTYASYIDDDTSLPRDTLVVAISNTFIGVLAGLVVIPLLFSQGVDPGGGGPGALFVALAGAFGTLPGGRLVATAFFGTVLLAAVTSGISLLETPVGTLVDTYDVPRRTATLLVSGLLAVTGGGLALSSPVFTFVSGTLADLLLSLGLFAFLAVVGWVLPTDAVAEFRTGAGRFAPLAEPWVLAVGWVLPVVVLFSLSSSVAPLVGVSLGIGGRAVVAIVVTVACRLGVAAATSRGR; encoded by the coding sequence ATGGGTACACGTGACAAATGGGTGTCGAGCCTCGGGTTCGTGCTCGCCTCGATCGGGAGCGCGGCGGGGTTGGGGAACGTCTGGCGGTTCCCGTGGCTGACAGCCGAAAACGGCGGGAGCGCCTTCCTGGTCGTCTACCTGCTCATCGTCGTCGGCGTCGGCGTCCCGGGACTGCTCGCGGAGTTCGTCCTCGGGCGCCGAGGTCGGCAGACGCCGATCGGCGCGCTCCGGTCGCTGATCGGCGACCAGTGGGGGACGGCGCTGGGGGCGTTCAACGTCGCCACGACGCTGGTGATCCTCTCCTTCTACTCGGTGGTGGGCGGGTGGATCCTCCGGTACACGCTGGCCTCGCCGACGGGGGCGTACTTCACGGCGCCCCAGGCGTACTTCGCCGCGATGGGGTACGGCCCGGAAGCGGTGGCGTTCCACCTCGCCTTCCTCGGGATCGTGGCGGCGATCGTCTTCCTCGGCGTGAGCCGCGGGATCGAACGCGTCTCGAAGGTGATGCTGCCCGCGATCGCGGTGTTGCTGGTCGGGCTTGCGGCGTGGACTGCCACGCAGCCGGGGACCGCGGCGGGGTACGAGTACTACCTGCGTTTCGACGCCGCGTATCTCGTCGCCAACCTCCCGTCGGTTCTCGGCCCCGCGGCCGGGCAGGCACTGTTCACGCTCTCGCTGGGCGCCGGGACGATGCTGACCTACGCCTCCTACATCGACGACGACACGTCGCTCCCCCGGGACACCCTCGTGGTCGCGATCTCGAACACGTTCATCGGCGTGCTCGCGGGGCTGGTCGTGATCCCGCTGCTGTTCTCGCAGGGCGTCGACCCCGGCGGCGGCGGGCCGGGCGCGCTGTTCGTCGCACTCGCGGGTGCGTTCGGGACGCTCCCGGGCGGTCGTCTCGTGGCGACAGCGTTCTTCGGAACAGTGCTGCTGGCGGCGGTGACCAGCGGCATCAGCCTGCTCGAGACGCCCGTCGGCACGCTCGTGGACACGTACGACGTCCCGCGCCGGACGGCGACGCTGCTGGTCTCCGGCCTGCTCGCAGTGACGGGCGGCGGGCTGGCGCTCTCGAGCCCGGTCTTCACGTTCGTCTCGGGGACCCTCGCGGACCTGCTGCTGTCGCTCGGGCTGTTCGCCTTCCTCGCGGTCGTCGGGTGGGTGCTCCCGACCGACGCGGTCGCGGAGTTCCGTACCGGCGCCGGCCGCTTCGCGCCGCTTGCGGAGCCGTGGGTGCTGGCGGTCGGCTGGGTGCTCCCTGTCGTCGTGCTGTTCTCGCTGTCGAGCAGCGTCGCGCCGCTGGTCGGCGTCTCCCTCGGCATCGGCGGCCGAGCGGTCGTCGCGATCGTCGTGACCGTCGCCTGTCGGCTGGGCGTCGCCGCCGCTACCAGTCGGGGACGATGA
- a CDS encoding AbrB/MazE/SpoVT family DNA-binding domain-containing protein yields MGQSTRITEKGQTTIPKPLREKYDLDPGDEVVWIDTDDGLVVKKRTRTEGRGLLVPDDLDESSRDAVADELRERVRDRRDRNYEGA; encoded by the coding sequence ATGGGCCAGTCCACTCGGATCACCGAGAAAGGACAGACGACGATCCCGAAACCCCTCCGCGAGAAGTACGATCTGGACCCCGGCGACGAGGTGGTCTGGATCGACACCGACGACGGGCTCGTCGTCAAGAAGCGGACCCGGACGGAGGGTCGGGGGCTGCTCGTTCCGGACGACCTGGACGAGTCGTCGCGCGACGCGGTCGCCGACGAGCTCCGCGAGCGCGTCCGGGACCGTCGAGACCGGAACTACGAGGGGGCCTGA
- a CDS encoding HTH domain-containing protein, with product MTDPTDDGWPDKYSDPRDRPHPSVLRVTVESFDQMRDDTLDTIGALSEGEEQPAVVSFSTVGELRKILTDRRLELLQTLMETDGAAESITALAEDLDRDYRTVHDDVSLLADYGLLFVIEEGQAKRPYLPYERIHLDVELVGARGSEEQAPA from the coding sequence ATGACTGACCCCACCGACGACGGATGGCCCGACAAGTACAGCGATCCTCGTGACCGCCCTCACCCTAGCGTGCTCCGTGTCACTGTGGAGTCGTTCGACCAAATGCGCGATGACACCCTCGATACTATCGGCGCGCTTAGCGAAGGCGAGGAACAGCCCGCGGTCGTGTCGTTCTCGACCGTCGGTGAGCTGCGGAAGATCCTCACCGACCGCCGACTCGAACTCCTCCAAACGCTCATGGAGACCGACGGGGCAGCCGAGAGTATTACCGCCCTCGCGGAAGATCTCGATAGGGACTACCGGACGGTTCACGACGACGTCTCGCTGCTCGCCGACTACGGGCTCCTGTTCGTCATTGAAGAGGGGCAGGCCAAGCGCCCGTATCTGCCCTACGAGCGTATCCATCTCGATGTCGAACTCGTCGGAGCGCGCGGTAGCGAGGAACAGGCTCCGGCGTGA
- a CDS encoding RNA-guided endonuclease TnpB family protein, whose amino-acid sequence MEKRRTVPVKLAVDSDDAALLEDTVGGFLWAANYVTRHAFEGAYVTTSKTTLHDGTYEDVRDETALHSNHVQAARNKAAEACKSVVEKWKQGKKASMPHFTSPHVVYDHRTATFHDEYVSLATVDGRIEADYLLPDNERDTPHADYFFSDEYETTGAELHYSNGSWMLHIHCKLDVETDTSEQATTENGTVLGVDLGVNNLAVASTGTFWTGDKFDHWRREYEKRRGDLQEHGTRWAHENIQAVGRKEEGRFKITLHRISNELVSEAREHGCSVIAFEDLTYIRERTGASWGHKWAFNRLYEYVEYKAAEYGIDVEQVDPENTSRRCSECGFTHPDNRESESFECLKCGYENHADYNAAKNIGLRYLRRNQTGSSGGAPVGVRLNSGTLNANGEYEPPADDSARAGVHAESPPL is encoded by the coding sequence ATGGAGAAGCGGCGCACTGTTCCGGTGAAACTCGCCGTGGATAGTGACGACGCCGCACTCCTTGAAGACACCGTAGGCGGGTTTCTGTGGGCCGCTAACTACGTAACTCGCCACGCCTTCGAAGGCGCATACGTCACCACAAGCAAGACCACGCTCCACGACGGCACCTACGAGGACGTGCGCGACGAGACGGCGTTGCACAGCAACCACGTCCAAGCCGCTCGCAACAAGGCCGCCGAAGCCTGCAAGAGCGTGGTCGAAAAATGGAAGCAGGGCAAGAAGGCGTCGATGCCCCACTTCACTAGCCCACACGTTGTCTACGACCACCGCACTGCAACGTTCCACGACGAGTACGTGTCGCTGGCGACCGTTGACGGGCGCATTGAAGCCGACTACTTGCTTCCCGACAACGAGCGAGACACGCCCCACGCAGACTACTTCTTCTCGGACGAATACGAGACGACTGGGGCGGAACTGCACTACAGCAACGGCAGCTGGATGCTTCACATCCACTGTAAACTGGATGTGGAGACTGACACGTCAGAGCAGGCAACCACTGAGAACGGAACGGTTCTTGGGGTTGACCTCGGCGTGAACAACCTTGCCGTCGCCTCGACGGGCACGTTCTGGACTGGCGACAAGTTCGACCACTGGCGGCGCGAATACGAGAAACGGCGTGGTGACTTGCAGGAACACGGGACGCGGTGGGCGCATGAGAATATACAGGCTGTCGGTCGGAAAGAGGAAGGCCGATTCAAGATAACGCTCCACCGTATATCGAACGAGTTGGTCAGCGAAGCCCGCGAACACGGTTGTTCGGTGATAGCGTTCGAAGACCTGACGTACATCCGTGAACGCACTGGTGCGTCGTGGGGGCACAAGTGGGCGTTCAATCGCCTCTACGAATACGTTGAGTACAAGGCCGCCGAGTACGGCATCGACGTAGAGCAGGTTGACCCGGAGAATACCTCTCGGCGTTGCTCTGAGTGTGGCTTCACCCACCCGGACAATCGCGAGAGTGAGTCGTTCGAGTGTCTGAAGTGTGGATACGAGAACCACGCTGACTACAACGCCGCGAAGAACATTGGATTGCGGTATCTCCGCCGGAACCAAACTGGCTCCAGTGGAGGCGCACCCGTAGGCGTGCGCTTGAACAGCGGGACGCTGAACGCGAATGGAGAGTATGAACCTCCTGCCGATGATTCGGCCAGAGCGGGAGTCCACGCTGAAAGCCCACCCCTTTAG